One window of the Klebsiella oxytoca genome contains the following:
- the manA gene encoding mannose-6-phosphate isomerase, with amino-acid sequence MQKLINSVQNYAWGSHTALTELYGIANPNNLPMAELWMGAHPKSSSQILDNDGAPRSLRDAIDSDKTNLLGAKVAERFGELPFLFKVLCAAQPLSIQVHPNKQASEIGFAKENAAGIPLDAAERNYKDPNHKPELVFALTPFLAMNAFREFTDIVNLLRPVADAHPAIAQFLAQPNGAHLSQLFASLLNMKGDEKAHALSVLQSALNSEQGEPWQTIRLIAEFYPDDSGLFSPLLLNVVKLNPGEAMFLFAETPHAYLQGVALEVMANSDNVLRAGLTPKYIDIPELVANVKFEPKPAGELLTQPVINGAELDFPIPVDDFAFSLHDLSAQASTIAQDSAAILFCVEGEAVINKGAQSLTLQPGESAFIGCNESPVQVSGKGRIARVFNKAQ; translated from the coding sequence ATGCAAAAGCTCATTAACTCAGTGCAGAACTACGCCTGGGGAAGTCATACTGCTTTAACCGAACTTTATGGGATTGCCAACCCGAACAACCTGCCGATGGCGGAGCTGTGGATGGGCGCCCATCCGAAGAGCAGCTCGCAGATTCTGGATAATGACGGAGCGCCGCGTTCTCTGCGCGACGCTATTGACAGCGATAAAACCAACCTGCTTGGCGCGAAAGTTGCCGAGCGTTTCGGTGAACTGCCGTTCCTGTTCAAAGTGCTGTGCGCCGCGCAGCCGCTGTCTATCCAGGTTCACCCGAACAAGCAGGCTTCAGAAATCGGTTTTGCCAAAGAGAATGCTGCCGGGATCCCGCTTGATGCCGCTGAACGTAACTATAAAGATCCGAACCACAAGCCGGAGCTGGTGTTCGCGCTAACGCCGTTCCTCGCGATGAACGCCTTCCGCGAGTTCACCGATATCGTCAACCTGCTGCGGCCGGTCGCCGATGCCCATCCGGCGATTGCGCAATTTCTCGCACAGCCGAACGGCGCGCATCTGAGCCAGCTGTTTGCCAGCCTGCTGAATATGAAGGGCGATGAAAAAGCGCATGCCTTAAGCGTTCTGCAGTCGGCGCTGAACAGCGAGCAGGGCGAACCGTGGCAGACAATCCGCCTGATAGCCGAGTTCTATCCGGACGATAGCGGACTCTTTTCTCCGCTGCTGCTTAATGTGGTAAAACTGAATCCGGGCGAAGCGATGTTCCTGTTTGCCGAAACCCCGCACGCTTATCTGCAAGGGGTGGCGCTGGAAGTCATGGCCAACTCGGACAACGTTCTTCGCGCGGGCCTGACGCCGAAGTACATTGATATTCCTGAGCTGGTGGCGAACGTCAAATTTGAACCAAAACCCGCGGGTGAACTGCTGACCCAGCCGGTGATTAACGGCGCCGAGCTGGACTTCCCGATCCCGGTTGATGATTTTGCCTTCTCCCTGCACGATCTGTCAGCGCAGGCATCAACTATCGCCCAGGATAGCGCGGCGATTCTGTTCTGCGTCGAGGGCGAAGCGGTGATTAACAAAGGTGCGCAGAGTCTGACACTGCAGCCCGGAGAATCAGCGTTTATCGGCTGTAATGAATCTCCGGTACAGGTAAGCGGTAAAGGTCGTATCGCGCGCGTTTTTAATAAGGCCCAGTAA
- the fumA gene encoding class I fumarate hydratase FumA, with amino-acid sequence MSNKPFVYQDPFPLKKDDTEYYLLSSDYVSVAEFAGQEVLKVEPQALTLLAQHAFHDASFMLRPAHQQQVADILNDPEASENDKYVALQFLRNSDIAAKGVLPTCQDTGTAIITGKKGQRVWTGGGDEAALAQGVYNTYIQDNLRYSQNAPLDMYKEVNTGTNLPAQIDLYATDGEEYKFLCIAKGGGSANKTYLYQETKALITPAKLKNYLVEKMRTLGTAACPPYHIAFVIGGTSAESTLKTVKLASTKYYDGLPTEGNEHGQAFRDIQLEQELLLEAQNLGLGAQFGGKYFAHDIRVVRLPRHGASCPVGMGVSCSADRNIKAKINREGIWLEKLESNPGKYIPEHLRQAGEGEAVKVNLNQPMSDILALLSQYPVSTRLSLSGTIIVARDIAHAKLKELIDSGEELPQYVKDHPIYYAGPAKTPDGYASGSLGPTTAGRMDSYVDLLQAHGASKIMLAKGNRSQQVTDACHKHGGFYLGSIGGPAAVLAQQSIRSLECVAYPELGMEAIWKIEVEDFPAFILVDDKGNDFFQQIQSSQCARCVK; translated from the coding sequence ATGTCGAATAAACCGTTTGTATATCAGGATCCTTTTCCACTAAAAAAGGATGATACCGAGTATTACCTCCTCAGCAGTGATTACGTCTCCGTCGCCGAATTCGCCGGCCAGGAAGTTCTGAAAGTTGAACCTCAGGCGCTAACTTTACTGGCACAACACGCTTTCCACGACGCCTCCTTTATGCTTCGCCCGGCGCACCAGCAGCAGGTCGCCGATATCCTCAACGATCCGGAAGCCAGCGAAAACGACAAATACGTCGCGCTGCAGTTCCTGCGTAACTCCGACATCGCCGCCAAAGGCGTGCTGCCGACCTGTCAGGATACCGGTACCGCGATTATCACCGGTAAAAAAGGCCAGCGCGTGTGGACCGGCGGCGGCGATGAGGCCGCGCTGGCGCAGGGCGTTTATAACACTTATATCCAGGATAACCTGCGCTATTCGCAAAACGCGCCGCTGGATATGTATAAAGAGGTCAATACCGGCACTAACCTGCCAGCGCAAATTGACCTCTACGCCACCGACGGCGAGGAGTACAAATTCCTCTGCATCGCCAAGGGCGGCGGCTCGGCGAATAAAACCTATCTGTACCAGGAAACCAAAGCGCTAATTACTCCGGCGAAGCTGAAAAACTATCTCGTCGAGAAGATGCGCACCCTGGGTACCGCCGCCTGCCCGCCGTACCATATTGCTTTCGTCATTGGCGGCACTTCGGCGGAATCAACCCTGAAAACCGTTAAGCTGGCCTCAACCAAGTACTACGACGGTCTGCCGACCGAAGGTAACGAGCACGGTCAGGCCTTCCGCGATATTCAGCTCGAACAGGAGCTGCTGCTGGAGGCGCAAAATCTCGGCCTCGGCGCGCAGTTCGGCGGCAAATACTTCGCTCATGATATCCGCGTTGTTCGTCTGCCGCGCCACGGCGCATCGTGCCCGGTGGGCATGGGCGTCTCCTGCTCGGCGGATCGTAATATCAAAGCGAAGATCAACCGCGAAGGGATCTGGCTGGAGAAACTGGAGAGCAACCCGGGCAAGTATATTCCCGAGCATCTGCGCCAGGCCGGTGAGGGCGAGGCGGTCAAGGTCAATCTCAACCAGCCGATGAGCGATATTCTGGCGCTGCTGTCGCAGTACCCGGTGTCGACCCGCCTGTCGCTGAGCGGCACAATTATCGTGGCGCGCGATATCGCCCACGCGAAGCTGAAAGAGCTAATTGATAGCGGTGAAGAATTGCCGCAGTACGTCAAAGATCACCCGATCTACTACGCGGGTCCGGCAAAAACGCCTGACGGCTACGCTTCCGGTTCTCTCGGCCCAACTACCGCGGGTCGTATGGACTCCTACGTTGACCTGCTGCAGGCGCACGGGGCGAGTAAAATCATGTTAGCCAAAGGCAACCGCAGCCAGCAGGTGACCGACGCCTGCCATAAGCACGGCGGTTTCTATCTCGGCAGCATCGGTGGCCCGGCGGCGGTACTGGCGCAGCAAAGCATCCGTAGCC